The Actinopolyspora erythraea genome has a segment encoding these proteins:
- a CDS encoding bifunctional uroporphyrinogen-III C-methyltransferase/uroporphyrinogen-III synthase, with protein sequence MTRARNTPGRVAFVGSGPGDSGLLTVRARQLLTHASLVVTDPDVPAEVSGLADDAAEVRPAVGDPADVAGNLAGEAQTGRPVVRLVAGDPFTADAVVREVQEIAKTDVSFEVVPGVSSGTAVPAYAGVALGSAHAEVDVRGEVDWAALASTNGPIVLHASGSHLAEAASALAEHGVSPQTPVAVTASGTTVSERTIDTTLASLPGDAGELQGQLVVTIGTAAGNRAALSWWETRALYGWKVLVPRTKDQAGAMSDRLWSHGAVAHEVPTISVEPPRSPAQMERAVKGLVDGRYQWVVFTSANAVRAVWEKFHEFGLDARAFSGVKIACVGEATAEKVRSFGINPELLPSGDQSSEGLLQDFPPHDEVLDPVARVLLPRADIATETLSAGLTERGWEVDDVTAYRTVRAAPPPAETREMIKTGGFDAVCFTSSSTVRNLVGIAGKPHARTLVACIGPKTAETAKEFGLRVDVRPDLAQVPSLVDSLAEHAAKLRAEGALPPPKKAKRTRRS encoded by the coding sequence ATGACCCGAGCACGCAATACCCCCGGACGAGTGGCTTTCGTGGGCTCCGGTCCCGGTGATTCGGGCCTGCTCACCGTCCGGGCCAGGCAGTTGCTTACACACGCTTCGCTCGTCGTGACCGATCCGGACGTGCCCGCCGAGGTTTCCGGACTCGCCGACGACGCGGCCGAGGTGCGTCCGGCCGTCGGTGATCCCGCCGACGTGGCGGGCAACCTGGCAGGCGAGGCCCAGACCGGTCGCCCCGTGGTGCGGCTGGTCGCCGGTGACCCGTTCACCGCCGACGCGGTGGTGCGCGAGGTCCAGGAGATCGCCAAGACCGACGTCTCCTTCGAGGTGGTTCCCGGTGTGTCCTCGGGCACGGCGGTCCCCGCCTACGCGGGCGTGGCGCTCGGCTCCGCCCACGCGGAGGTGGACGTGCGCGGCGAGGTGGACTGGGCCGCGCTGGCTTCCACCAACGGCCCGATCGTGCTGCACGCCTCAGGCAGCCACCTCGCGGAGGCGGCCTCGGCGCTGGCCGAGCACGGCGTGAGCCCGCAGACCCCGGTGGCCGTGACGGCCTCCGGCACCACGGTGTCCGAACGCACCATCGACACCACGCTGGCCTCGTTGCCCGGCGACGCGGGCGAGCTCCAGGGGCAGCTGGTGGTCACCATCGGCACGGCGGCGGGCAACCGCGCCGCGCTGTCCTGGTGGGAGACCAGGGCGCTGTACGGCTGGAAGGTCCTCGTGCCGCGCACCAAGGACCAGGCCGGGGCCATGAGCGACCGGTTGTGGTCGCACGGTGCCGTCGCCCACGAGGTGCCCACCATCTCGGTGGAACCGCCGCGCAGCCCCGCCCAGATGGAGCGGGCCGTCAAGGGGCTGGTGGACGGCCGCTACCAGTGGGTCGTGTTCACCTCCGCCAACGCGGTGCGCGCGGTGTGGGAGAAGTTCCACGAGTTCGGCCTCGACGCCCGCGCCTTCTCGGGCGTCAAGATCGCCTGCGTCGGCGAGGCCACTGCGGAGAAGGTGCGCTCCTTCGGGATCAACCCGGAGCTGCTGCCCTCCGGGGACCAGTCCAGCGAGGGGCTGCTGCAGGACTTCCCGCCGCACGACGAGGTGCTCGACCCGGTGGCCAGGGTGCTGCTGCCGCGTGCGGACATCGCGACCGAGACGTTGTCGGCCGGGCTGACCGAACGTGGCTGGGAGGTCGACGACGTCACGGCCTACCGCACCGTCCGCGCCGCGCCGCCGCCGGCCGAGACCCGCGAGATGATCAAGACCGGTGGCTTCGACGCGGTGTGCTTCACCTCCTCCTCCACCGTCCGGAACCTGGTCGGCATCGCGGGCAAGCCGCACGCCAGGACGCTCGTGGCCTGCATCGGCCCCAAGACCGCCGAGACGGCCAAGGAGTTCGGCCTCCGCGTGGACGTGCGGCCCGATCTGGCGCAGGTCCCGTCGCTGGTCGACTCGCTGGCCGAGCACGCCGCGAAGCTGCGTGCCGAGGGGGCGTTGCCGCCGCCGAAGAAGGCCAAGCGCACCCGCCGTTCGTGA
- a CDS encoding redox-sensing transcriptional repressor Rex — MTAHGDDVRDGDAHAGTAADPQSSDGISIPEPQDRARSIPEAAVARLAVYLRVLSGLHEREVHTVSSEELAVAAGVNSAKLRKDLSYIGSYGTRGVGYEVAVLIGQIERTLGLTQQNRVAVIGIGNLGHALANYGGFPSRGFPVTALFDLDPDLMGVPVGGIPVDHVDDIPRVCAERDVTIGAIATPAKGAQEVCDRLVRAGVRCILNFAPVVLQVPEEVEVRKVDLAVEMQILSFHVARRSQEAPEPPDSGDAGAGAPQSENRDVNTGDNPVDGMVVRP; from the coding sequence GTGACGGCGCACGGAGACGACGTGCGAGACGGCGACGCGCACGCCGGGACCGCGGCGGATCCGCAGTCGTCGGACGGGATCAGCATCCCCGAGCCGCAGGACCGCGCCAGGTCGATCCCGGAAGCGGCGGTGGCACGACTCGCGGTGTACCTGCGTGTGCTCTCCGGTCTCCACGAACGCGAGGTGCACACCGTTTCCAGCGAGGAGCTCGCCGTCGCCGCGGGCGTGAACTCGGCGAAGCTCCGCAAGGACCTTTCCTACATAGGCTCCTACGGCACCAGGGGAGTCGGCTACGAGGTGGCCGTACTCATCGGGCAGATCGAACGCACCCTGGGGCTGACCCAGCAGAACCGGGTCGCGGTGATCGGTATCGGAAACCTCGGTCACGCGCTGGCCAACTACGGCGGGTTCCCCAGCCGGGGCTTTCCCGTCACCGCGCTGTTCGATCTCGACCCCGACCTGATGGGAGTGCCCGTCGGGGGCATCCCGGTCGACCACGTCGACGACATCCCCAGGGTGTGCGCCGAACGGGACGTGACCATCGGTGCCATAGCCACGCCCGCCAAAGGAGCTCAGGAGGTCTGCGACCGCTTGGTCCGGGCCGGGGTGCGGTGCATCCTGAACTTCGCGCCCGTGGTTCTGCAGGTCCCCGAGGAGGTCGAGGTGCGCAAGGTCGACCTCGCTGTGGAGATGCAGATCCTTTCCTTCCACGTGGCCCGGCGGAGTCAGGAGGCACCCGAGCCGCCCGACTCCGGGGACGCGGGAGCCGGAGCGCCGCAGTCGGAAAATCGTGATGTGAATACCGGGGACAACCCGGTGGACGGGATGGTGGTTCGGCCGTGA
- a CDS encoding glutamyl-tRNA reductase — translation MNLLTVGLSHNSSPVRMLERMAVGADDVGKLLHELLRSEHICEAMLVATCNRVEVYAVTETFHGGLDDVTSVLSRHGGVEFTELAEHLYVHYAGAVVEHLFSVAAGLDSMVVGEAQILGQLRQAYSDADEAETVGKTLHELAQQALRVGKRVHSETDIDAAGASVVSEALSDAEEVLTSLSGRSALLVGAGSMGALAASQLRRLGVAEVVIANRTPTNGDRLAESLRAEGLSAGTVALSELSGAIREADLVVTCTGAVGSVVDADTVSRALRDRSSDSPLLCCDLGLPRDIDPEVAELPGVTVVDLESLQRRLADQHGGGARRDAGDIIAEEVRSYLAAQRSAEVTPTVTALRKRAAEVVDSELLRLDSRLPELDADVREELARSVRRVVDKLLHAPTVRVKQLASAPGGSGYADALRELFELDPQTAAAIGTPQAVEDAEGAVSGGSTSVSRAQTPKAAVVSRDRSEQDGEDR, via the coding sequence GTGAATCTGCTCACCGTCGGTCTGTCTCACAACAGTTCCCCGGTACGGATGCTCGAACGCATGGCCGTCGGCGCGGACGACGTCGGCAAGCTGCTGCACGAGCTGCTTCGCAGCGAGCACATCTGCGAGGCGATGCTGGTGGCCACGTGCAACCGCGTCGAGGTCTACGCGGTGACCGAAACCTTCCACGGCGGCCTCGACGACGTGACGTCGGTGCTGTCCAGGCACGGCGGTGTCGAGTTCACCGAACTGGCCGAACACCTGTACGTGCACTACGCCGGAGCCGTCGTCGAGCACCTGTTCTCGGTCGCGGCGGGCCTGGACTCGATGGTCGTCGGTGAGGCGCAGATCCTGGGGCAGCTGCGGCAGGCCTACAGCGACGCCGACGAGGCGGAGACCGTCGGCAAGACGCTGCACGAGCTGGCGCAGCAGGCGCTGCGCGTCGGCAAGCGGGTGCACTCCGAGACCGACATCGACGCCGCCGGTGCCTCGGTGGTCTCCGAGGCGCTGTCCGACGCGGAGGAGGTGCTGACGAGCCTTTCGGGTCGTTCCGCCCTGCTGGTCGGTGCGGGTTCGATGGGCGCGTTGGCCGCTTCGCAGCTCAGGCGGCTCGGGGTCGCCGAGGTGGTGATCGCCAACCGCACCCCGACCAACGGTGACCGGCTGGCCGAGTCGCTGCGCGCGGAGGGGCTGTCGGCCGGCACGGTCGCGCTCTCCGAGCTCAGCGGGGCCATCCGCGAGGCCGATCTGGTGGTCACCTGCACCGGGGCCGTGGGCTCCGTGGTCGACGCGGACACCGTGTCGCGGGCCCTGCGGGACAGGTCCTCGGACTCCCCCCTGCTGTGCTGCGACCTCGGGCTGCCGCGCGACATCGACCCGGAGGTGGCCGAGCTGCCGGGCGTCACCGTGGTCGACCTGGAGTCGTTGCAGCGCAGGCTGGCCGACCAGCACGGTGGCGGAGCCAGGCGGGACGCGGGCGACATCATCGCCGAGGAGGTCCGCTCCTACCTGGCCGCGCAGCGTTCCGCCGAGGTGACTCCCACCGTGACCGCGCTGCGCAAGCGCGCCGCGGAAGTCGTGGACTCCGAGCTGCTGCGGCTGGACTCCCGGCTGCCCGAGCTCGACGCGGACGTCCGGGAGGAGCTGGCGCGCAGCGTCCGTCGGGTGGTGGACAAGCTGCTGCACGCTCCGACCGTTCGGGTCAAGCAACTGGCGTCGGCCCCCGGCGGGTCCGGTTACGCCGACGCCCTTCGTGAGCTATTCGAACTCGATCCGCAGACCGCCGCGGCCATCGGTACTCCGCAGGCCGTCGAGGACGCCGAGGGCGCCGTCTCCGGCGGGAGCACCTCGGTCTCGCGGGCCCAGACCCCGAAGGCCGCCGTGGTCTCGCGCGATCGTTCCGAACAGGACGGTGAGGACCGTTGA
- the hemC gene encoding hydroxymethylbilane synthase produces the protein MTNTLRIGTRGSALAMAQSSMVAEELERAGYTTELVRIATSGDQSQAPINEIGVGVFTSALREALAAGEVDVAVHSYKDLPTAPDPRLALAAVPPREDPRDALVARDDLTLGELPPGSVVGTGSPRRASQLQALGLGLETRGIRGNVDTRMRKVADGELDAVVLARAGLARVGRLEVITESLDPLQMLPAPAQGALAVECRVDDVDTEHLLQSVLDDEASRVAVAAERAMLAALEAGCSAPVGALAGVVEDLDEDGRVIDRLSMRGVVATDDNQLVRASATGETTAAEQLGRDIAAQLLEARAASLSGPGSS, from the coding sequence TTGACCAACACGCTCCGGATCGGCACCAGGGGCAGCGCTCTGGCGATGGCACAGAGCTCCATGGTCGCCGAGGAGTTGGAACGCGCCGGTTACACGACCGAACTGGTCCGGATCGCCACTTCCGGCGACCAGTCGCAGGCACCGATCAACGAGATCGGTGTCGGTGTTTTCACCTCCGCGCTCCGCGAGGCGCTCGCGGCGGGGGAGGTCGATGTGGCGGTGCACTCCTACAAGGATCTGCCCACCGCGCCCGATCCCCGGCTGGCGCTGGCCGCCGTCCCCCCGAGGGAGGACCCGAGGGACGCGCTGGTTGCACGGGACGATCTGACGTTGGGGGAACTGCCTCCGGGCTCCGTTGTGGGGACCGGTTCGCCGCGCCGCGCGAGCCAGCTGCAAGCCCTCGGACTGGGGCTGGAGACGCGCGGTATTCGTGGCAATGTGGACACCCGGATGCGCAAGGTGGCCGACGGTGAGCTGGACGCCGTCGTGCTGGCCCGCGCGGGCCTGGCCAGGGTGGGCCGGCTTGAGGTGATCACTGAATCGCTCGATCCACTGCAGATGCTGCCCGCACCCGCTCAGGGCGCGCTGGCTGTGGAATGCCGCGTCGACGACGTGGACACCGAGCACTTGCTGCAGTCCGTGTTGGACGATGAGGCCAGCCGCGTCGCGGTGGCCGCCGAGCGCGCCATGCTGGCAGCGCTCGAAGCCGGCTGCAGTGCGCCCGTCGGCGCACTGGCCGGAGTGGTGGAGGACCTCGACGAGGACGGCCGTGTGATTGACCGACTGTCCATGCGCGGGGTGGTGGCGACCGACGACAACCAGTTGGTTCGCGCATCCGCCACGGGTGAGACGACCGCCGCTGAGCAGTTGGGCAGGGACATCGCCGCCCAGCTGCTCGAAGCCAGGGCCGCTTCGCTCAGCGGCCCCGGCAGTAGTTGA
- a CDS encoding glutaredoxin family protein has translation MPGNAGHEVTLLVRQDCPACDTAAADIDEVCSELGVAWSVSDVDSDPELRAEYGDRVPVILVDGVEHGFWKVEPRRLRAALTR, from the coding sequence GTGCCCGGGAACGCCGGTCACGAGGTGACGTTGCTCGTTCGGCAGGACTGTCCGGCCTGTGACACCGCTGCCGCCGACATCGACGAGGTGTGCTCCGAACTGGGTGTCGCCTGGAGCGTTTCCGACGTCGACTCCGATCCCGAGCTTCGGGCGGAGTACGGCGACCGCGTTCCGGTGATCCTCGTCGACGGTGTCGAACACGGGTTCTGGAAGGTGGAGCCGCGGCGGCTGCGGGCCGCACTGACCCGTTGA
- a CDS encoding sigma-70 family RNA polymerase sigma factor: MLQATVQHQRTLRRPPARQQAPQQPPAPLREEAVVPREPTPTDEPREPTDTPSHTPAPAEPAEPDGWNHVRAAQHGDNQAFGRLYDQYAHLVYRYVLLRVSDHCLAEDITSETFARALRRIASVSYQGRDVAAWFITIAKNLLLDHIKSSRNKLEVPLADPGEANGGTAQHPPGPEQHVLAEAAHHELMDCVRRLNPDQRECIRLRFLLGLSVTETATLMNRNEGAVKALQHRAIRRLAQLLPDDPR; this comes from the coding sequence ATGCTTCAGGCCACGGTGCAACACCAGCGGACGCTGCGACGCCCACCCGCCCGTCAGCAGGCTCCCCAACAGCCACCCGCCCCGCTACGGGAGGAGGCAGTGGTGCCCCGGGAACCCACCCCGACGGACGAACCGAGGGAACCCACCGACACTCCCTCCCACACCCCCGCGCCCGCCGAACCAGCGGAACCGGACGGCTGGAACCACGTACGCGCCGCCCAGCACGGCGACAACCAGGCCTTCGGCAGGCTCTACGACCAGTACGCGCACCTGGTCTACCGCTACGTGCTGCTGCGGGTCAGCGACCACTGCCTGGCCGAGGACATCACCAGCGAGACCTTCGCGCGCGCGTTACGACGCATCGCCTCGGTGAGCTACCAGGGAAGGGACGTGGCCGCCTGGTTCATCACCATCGCCAAGAACCTCCTGCTCGACCACATCAAGTCCAGCCGCAACAAGCTGGAGGTCCCGCTGGCCGATCCCGGCGAGGCCAACGGCGGCACCGCGCAGCACCCCCCGGGGCCGGAACAGCACGTGCTGGCCGAGGCGGCACACCACGAACTGATGGACTGCGTCCGCAGGCTCAACCCGGACCAGCGCGAGTGCATCCGGCTGCGCTTCCTGCTCGGCCTGTCGGTAACCGAGACCGCGACGCTGATGAACCGCAACGAGGGAGCGGTCAAGGCGCTGCAGCACCGGGCGATCCGCAGACTCGCCCAGCTGCTGCCCGACGACCCGCGCTGA